Genomic DNA from Lactuca sativa cultivar Salinas chromosome 8, Lsat_Salinas_v11, whole genome shotgun sequence:
AAGATGTTAGATTCTTGCGGGACGACCAAAGACATACTGTCTCTTGTTAAAGGTCACATCCAAGAACTCCAGTCCACGTTTCGCCGAGCCAGTAATGGTGAAACGGAGAAGAAGCTAACAGCATATAGCTTTCAAAGAAAGGAGTTGAGAAAACAGATGTTAAAGCGTTTAAACTcgctgaagaagatgaagaacgcGACTAGTGGTACTGGTCATCATACCATGATCGACGATAATCAAATAATTGTTGCAAATGTGCTCAAAGAAGTGAGAGAAACCATTGTTATATTATTGGAGTCAGTTATGTTGCTTATGTCCATGCCTAACCCTAGCCCTAGCACAACAAAGCTGATGATCAACTGTAATGGGGTTTTTGCAGCCAAGGTTAAGTTTACGAGGGTGAATAGTCTGAGCCCTTGGGAGGATTGTGACGTGCAAGCCCTTCAAAGTGCAATAGAGAGACTGGAAGCTGTGGAAAGCGCCATGGAAGATCTTGAGGTCGAATTAGAGTGCATTTTTAAGAGGTTGATGAGAACTAGAGTTTTGTTGCTCAACATTCTCACAAACTAGCTAGGAGGGTTGTTATATGCTCAAAATATGCTACCCATGTGTTATAATTTAACACCCtcaaaaactttgatttaatgtAGGTAGTACAAAGTTGATAATAAATTAAATCAACGTTTAATTACTTGACCGAGGAAGTTATACGGTTTTTTTATGAAAGAAATTGTTGATAATTTATCAAGTTATTTTCTAGTTTGTAACCAATATTATACTGGTTTATAGAACATGAATCTTTTACCAATCTATATGAGTATATTTTGCTATAAACTAATAGTCGAAAATAATCATAAATTGGAGGTTTTAACGAATTCGGCCTCATTACCCTCTCCGCTTGATTTTGCCGCAAGTAAAAAGAAAGAGCAAAAAGAATAAGTATCTAATTAAACTGATATATATTTGCTTGTATGAATACATCATAGATACAATATACATAGATTGTGATCTCTTCAAGGGTATGTACTTTTGactaggggtgttcaaaaatagCTGAATCTATAGATGCAATATACATAGATTGTGATCTCTTCAAGGGTATGTACGGGTgttcaaaaatccaaaattttggaTATCTGAAAAATCGGATATCCAATTTTTGGATATCCGGTTTTTTGGATTCGGATTTGGATAGTAAATATTGAAATTTTTGGATATTTTGAATATCTGATATccgaaatatataatataaaatttaaataatatGTATTATTCTATTGTTTTTTTAAATTGAAACTGAAATTTACTAAATCATGGGTGAATATGAACCTGTTACTTAGTAATTAAACGTATAAATTTCGCATTAGATTTGCATTTGAACAGGGCCGGTTGAGGGCAGGGGCAATCTGTGCATATGCATAGGGCCCAATATTTTTAGGGGcccaaatttttttttacatGACGTTAAAGAAGACTCGTTGACTACCTTATAACCTACATCCGGTTAAAACAATAGATAAAGAGATTAAGAAGGAGATGTGTTAGATTAATCGGCAAGTAACGACATTCTAATGTCGCCTACATCTTTAGATCTTCTCTCCTACTGTAGTTGTCTATTCATTACCAGCCACCGAGCACTCCAAGTCtgtcatgtattttttttttttttttgaaatcgcCCCTCATTGGTTTCCTTCGTTCCCGGTCACCAACGATGATGCCCTCTGTCCATGTCCCTTAGTTCCCCAAAATAGGCAAACAAGTAGGATAAGCTTTCTTGGCCTTTCAATTGAAGTAAAAGCAAAGATGTCAAGGTAAAGCTTTACGGTATAATTGTTTAAATACATTTCATGTTTTGTTGTTTTAAGTAttcattaattattgtttttgttgTTCAAAGATTTCAACTTTCaactacttatttatttattgttttaattttgtttggttttatcATTAATTATTGTTGAT
This window encodes:
- the LOC111896776 gene encoding uncharacterized protein LOC111896776: MSCSSTFESLRDLHDSVNNLLRSPDMKRLLSHHKHDQKWVQKVSESSLKMLDSCGTTKDILSLVKGHIQELQSTFRRASNGETEKKLTAYSFQRKELRKQMLKRLNSLKKMKNATSGTGHHTMIDDNQIIVANVLKEVRETIVILLESVMLLMSMPNPSPSTTKLMINCNGVFAAKVKFTRVNSLSPWEDCDVQALQSAIERLEAVESAMEDLEVELECIFKRLMRTRVLLLNILTN